Genomic window (Polaromonas sp. JS666):
GGCGTGGGCCGCACCTTCCAGACCCTGCAGGTGTTTGGCAAGATGACAGTGCGCGACAACCTGATCGTGGCCGCGCAGGAGCACAAAGGCAGCATGCTCAGCCGCATGTTTGCCCCCGGCGACTCGGGGCTGGGCGCGAAGGCCGATGCGCTGATCGACCAGTTCCGCATCCGCCATGTCGCCGACAAGCCGGCCGGCACGCTGAGCTACGGCCAGCAAAAGCTGGTGGACATTGCCATGGCCTTCATGGCCGAGCCCGACCTCGTGCTGCTCGACGAGCCATGTGCCGGTGTCAACCCCAGCCTGGTGGGCGGCATCTCGACCCTCCTCAAGGAATTGAACCAGAACCCGAAGTTCGGGCGCAAGGGATCGTTTGTGGTGATTGAGCACAACATGGACTTTGTGATGGATTTGTGCCACCGCATCATGGTGATGGTGGAGGGGCGGGTGCTGGCGATTGGCACACCGGCTGAAATTCGGGGCAACAAAGAGGTGCTTGATGCTTATTTAGGGAATTAGCCCCTGTCTCGGCTCACTGCGTGTAGCCGGAATCCCCCTCAGGGGGACAACCGCTGCGGCCCGGCGAAGCCGGTTCCGCGCCGTTGCTGATAAAGAAATTGGATTGCGATTTCACGGAGTGTAGAAATGACAAGTGACATCTGTATTGAATTTGACGATGTGGTGGCCGGTTACAAGGACTTCATGATCCTGAACAACCTGTCGTTCAAGGTCAGGCGCGGCTCCATCACCTTGCTGCTGGGTCCCAATGGCGCGGGCAAGTCCACCGTGCTGAAAACCCTGTTCGGTCTGCTCAAGCCGCGCCAGGGCCGCATCCTGCTCGATGGGGTGGACATCTCCGGCGCCACACAGAAAGAATTGCTGGCCAAGGGCATTGCCTTTGTGCCGCAGGGGCGCAACCTGTTTGGCCAGCTCACGGTCTGGCAGAACCTGGAGCTCGGCGGCATCACCTTGGGCACCAAGACCACGCATGAGCGGATTCCCGAGGTGCTGGAGTTCTTCCCGCGCGTGAAGGAGCGCCTGCACTCCCAGGCCTCGGCCCTGTCCGGCGGCGAGCAAAAGCAGCTGGAGGTCGGCCGTGCCCTGCTGCTGCGTCCCAAGGTGCTGCTGATTGACGAGCCTTCCATCGGCTTGTCGCCGATAGTGGTGCAGGATGTGTTCAAGCTGCTGCAAAAACTGGCCTCGCAGGGAACCACGGTGCTGATGGTGGAACAAAATGTCAAGAGCGCCCTCAAAATGGCGGATGACGCGATTGCGCTGGAGTCGGGCCAGCTGGTGCTGCACAAAAAAGCTTCCGAGTTGCTGGCCGACCCGAATATCGAGCGGCTTTTTCTGGGCGGCGGGCATGTGCCTGGTGTGACGGTCGAATCCGCTTTTCCGGCAAACCAGCCGCTTTGATGTCCTGATCATTCCTGAACTCAACCGGAGAACACCATGAGCACCCACCTCCAGACGGCAAGCACTGACCGGGAATCCATCCTCGACGCTGTCAACCCGCTCGGACTGGACGGCATTGAATTCATCGAATACACCACCGCCAAGCCGCAGGCGCTGGGGCAGGTGCTGGAGATGATGGGCTTTCGCCCCATCGCACGCCACCGCTCGCGCGAGGTGCTGCTGTACCGGCAGGGTGGCATCAATGTGATCGTCAATGCCCACATACCTGCGCTGCCCGACGGCGCGGCGCCGACCGACAAGCCGGTGATTGCAGCGGTGGCCGTGCGCGTGCGGGATGCGGCAGAGGCCTATCGCCGGGCGCTGGAGCGCGGTGCCTGGGCCGTGCCCTCGCGCGTGGAAGTCATGGAGCTGAACATTCCCGCCATCCACGGTGTGGGCAAGAGCCGCATCTATTTCGTGGACCGCTACGACAAGTTTTCCATCTATGACGTGGACTTCGTGCCGATTCCCACGGTGGACCCGCATCCACCTGCTGTGGCCGGCCTGCATTTTTTCGGCATCGTGCAGTACATCGGCAATGACCGCACCGAAGACTGGGCGGAGTTTTATCGCGAGCTGTTCGGCTTCACCGAGTTGCCCGCCGAGCAACGCTTTGGCATCCTGCCCAAGGGGCGAATTCTGCGCAGTCCATGCCCGCCAGCATCGCGTTTTTACCTCCAGCTGATCGAGCCCGAAGCCAGCGTGCTGGATGTGGAGGGCGATGAGGGACTGCAGCGCATCGGCCTGGGCACTGCCGACGTGTTGCAGGCGGTGGCCGAACTGGGCATGCGCGGCGTGGAATTTGTCGAGTCGCGCGGCGTTCACACCGAGGACCGCGGCGCCTTGACCAAAACCTGGCTGGGCAGCGTGAGCTTTGAGCTCGTGCACGACGAGCGCGGTTGAAGATCATGAGTCACTACAGCGGAAACATAGACGATTTCGGGATGGACACCATCTCGCTGGCCGGCCCGCTCGAGGCCAAGCTCAAGGCTGTTCGCGAGGCGGGGTTCACCCAGATCATGCTGGCCGCGAGGGACCTGGTGGGCCACCCCGACGGCCTTGACGCCGCGATTGCGGCGGTGCGTACCAGCGGCTTGCGCGTGACCGGCTTTCAGGTGCTGCGCGATTTTGAGGGCCTGTCGGGCCATCTTCACGATTACAAGGTCGACATTGCCAAATCGATGCTGGAGATGTGCCACGCGCTGGACTGCCGGCTGTTGCTGATCTGTTCATCCACGTCCGTGCATGCCACGGACGACACCCGGGCGCTGGTGAAGGACTTGCGCAAACTGGCCATGCTGGCGATTCCCATGAATATCCGCATAGCCTATGAAGCCTTGTCGTGGGGGCGTGTCGTCAATGAATTCCCACAGGCCTGGGACATCATTTGCGAGGCTGACATGCCCAATCTCGGCCTGGGATTTGACTCCTTCCACATGTTTGCGACCAAGACCTCGCTGGACGAGCTGGACATGCTGGATCCCGACAAGATATTCCTGGTGCAGCTGGCCGACTTCATGTGGACCGAGATCAAGTCGGTCGAGGAACGCATTGCCACCGCGCGGCATTTTCGCGTGTTTCCCGGGGAAGGCGTACACAGCGAAGCACTCGCCACGCTGGTGACCAAACTCCACGGGCTGGGTTACCGCGGTGACTACAGTTTCGAGGTCTTCAATGACGACTACCAGCAAATGCCTTTACCCACCGTGGCGCAACGCGCCTGGCGTTCGGCCTTGTGGCTGGGCGAGGACGTCTTGCGGCGTTCCGTGCCCTTGCCCAACCAGATCCGCCTGAAGCGTTGAAGGCCTGTTAATTCACTTTTATGACCCCTGACATCGCATGAGCAGCATTTTTGAAGGTTTCCTGTCCACGTCCGAAATCCTGGAGGCGTTCAGTGAGCGCAATTTTCTGGATGCCATGCTGCGCTTTGAGGGCTCGCTGGCGCGCGCGCAGGCCAGCGTCGGGCTGATTCCCGAGGCCGTGGCCCAGTCCATCAGCGGGACCTGCAAGGTCGAGCTGTTTGATGTGGCCAAGATCGTGCGCGAAAGCGGGCGCGCCGGCAGCATCGCGATTCCGCTGGTCAAGAGCCTGAAGGAAACGGTGGGCCTCTTCAACAAGGATGCCGCCGGTTTTGTCCACTTTGGCTCTACCTCCCAGGACGTGATCGATACCGCGCTGGCGCTGGTGACCCGCAATGCGCTGAACCTGATCGAAGCCGATGTCCACAAGGCGGTGGCGGCGTTGCTGGTCCTGGCCGGGCGCCATGCCGCCGATCCTGTGCTGGCGCGCACACTGATGCAGCCGGCGTCGGTCACCAGTTTTGGCCTGAAATGCGCCGGATGGGCCGCACCGCTGGTACGCAGCCTGCAGCGCCTGCAGGCGACAGCCGGCAATGCCCTGAGCGTGCAGCTGGGTGGCGCGGTGGGCACGCTCGCCCAGATGCAGAAAGCAGGAAAGAATCTGGGGCCGCAGGTCATCGCGCACATGGCGAGCGAGCTGAAACTGAGGGCGCCTTCCTGCGCATGGCATACGCAGCGCGACGAGTGGGTCGCGCTCGGTTGCGAGTTGGGGCTGCTGGTGGGCAGTCTTGGCAAGATCGCCAAGGACATTGCCCTGATGGGCCAGTATGAAGTGGGCGAGGTGGCCGAGCCGACCGAGCCGGGGCGCGGGGGGTCGTCGGCCATGCCGCACAAGCGCAATCCGGTTGCCTGCATGGTGGCGCTGGCTGCGGCGCAGCGGGCGCCGCAACGGGTGGCCGCGTTGCTGGCCGCCATGCCGCAGGAGCACGAGCGAGCCCTTGGCAATTGGCAGGCCGAGCTGGCCGAATGGCCGGGCCTGCTGATGTCGGCGCACGGCTCCGCCCGTGCGATGGCCCAGGCGCTGCCGGGCCTGCAGGTGGATACGCAGCGCATGCGGGCCAACCTGGACGCCTTGCGGGCGGTGCTGCCCGCCGAGGCTGCAGACGAGTGGTTCAGTCCCGGCCTGGCCCGGCATGCGGCGGAGCTGACGCAGGCCCAGGTGCTGGCCCACACCCAGGCGCTGGCTGCGCTGAAGCCCCCGAAATCACCAGATACCAACACAATGAAAGTGATGCCATGAGCACGAGTGACTCCATGAATGATTACGACAAGGGCATGGTCAATCGCCGCAGGGTGCTGGGCGATGCCTGGGTAGACAAATCCCTTGCCAACAGCAATGCGTTCAACGGGGAATTCCAGGCCTTGATCACGCGCTATGCGTGGCACGAAATCTGGGGACGCCCCGCATTTGGCGACAAGACACGGCGCCTCATGGTGCTGTCCACCATGATTGCGCTGAAGGCCTTTGAGGAATTCGCCATGCACGTTCGCGCCGGGCTGGACGGCCCGCTGGACTCCCGGCTGACGCCCGAAGACATCAAGGAGGTCATCCTGCAGGCGGCGATTTACTGCGGTGTGCCTGCGGCCAACCATGCGTTCGCGGTCGCCGGCGATATCCTGCGCGAAAAAGGCCTGCTGGCCGCCACACCCTGAGGACACCCCAGACAATGAAAAAAACTGTTTTGCACTGGACGAAAGAGGGCCAGGGACCGGTGGTGGTGTTGAGCCATGCGCTCGGCTGCGACATCCGCATGTGGGATGGCGTGACGGCGCTGCTCAAGAGCCGCTACACCGTGCTGCGTTATGACCACCGGGGGCACGGCCAGTCGCAAGCGCCTGCCGGGCCGTACAGTCTCGACCTGCTGGCCGAAGACGCCGCCGGCCTGATCCGCGAACAGGCGGCAGGCCCGGTGCATTTTGTCGGCCTGAGCATGGGCGGCATGACGGCGCAGGCGCTCGCTGCCAGCCAGCCGCAGCTGGTCAAAAGCATTGTCATCGCCAACGCGGCCAGCTGGTACGACGATACGGCCCGCGCGCTGTGGCAGGCTCGGGTCCAGACTGTGCTCGCCCAGGGCGTCGCAGCCATCGCCGACGGCGCCATGCAGCGCTGGTTCACACCGGAATTCAGGGCGGACCTTGCCGGAGGCGGCGCGCAGCGCGTGGCGGACCTGCGCCACCAGCTGGAAAACACCGACGCTGCCGCCTATGCCGCCAGTTGCGAGGCGGTGGCATCCATTGACTTTCGTGCCAGCAATCGCCGCATCGAATGCCCGGCGCTGGTGATCGCGGGCACACGTGACGAGGCCACGCCGTTGGCCATGTCGCAGACCATTGCGGACAGCATCCCCAGCGCGCAATTGCGTACGCTGGAGGCTGCCCATCTCAGTGCCGTGGAGCAACCCGAAGCGTTTGCCCGTTTGCTGGAAGGTTTTTTTGACGGTGTGAAGTAGCCGTCTTGCGTGATGCCGGCGTGCCGCAAGTGTGATGCCAGCGAGGCAGGCCCGATAATCACCGGATGTGGGCCCATCCAATTACCGTTTTCAGCTTGAACCCCGCGCAGCATTGACCATGCCGACCTCGAAATTTCTGGTTGATGAGCGCGAGGTGGAGTTCAGCGCTATCCGCGCCCAGGGCGCGGGCGGACAAAACGTCAACAAGGTGTCCAGCGCCGTGCACCTGCGCTTTGACATTGCGGCGTCTTCACTTCCCGATGAGGTCAAGGGCCGCCTGCTGGCGCTGAGCGACAGCCGAATTACCCAGGAAGGCGTGTTTGTGCTGAAGGCGCAGCAGCACCGTACACAAGAGATGAACCGGAGCGACGCCTTGATGCGCTTGCAGGAAGTGGTTGACAGCGTGTCGTCGCCACCCAAACCCCGACGCGCTACCAAGCCGACCTACGGCTCGAAACAGCGGCGTCTGGCCGGCAAAAGCCAGCGCTCGGAGATCAAGAACCTGCGTGGCAAGGTCAATGAATGATTGACCCTGGAGCCCTGGCCGGCACCTGGCGCCGCCAGGCTGCCGGGTTCATTCCCAATCAGGTTTTTTGAACGCGCCAGCCAGGTACTCGACCATGCGCCGCACCTTGACCGACAGGTGCTGTCGGCTCGGGTACACCGCATGGATGGCGAGGGTCGGCGCGCGGTAGTGCGGCAGCACTTCCACCAGCCGGCCCGCCTTGAGGTCGGCGCCGACAATGAAGGTGGGCTGCAGGATCAGACCCTGGCCCGCCAGCGCTGCGGCCAGGCAGGTGTCGCCGGAGTTGCTGCGCAGGCGGGCCTGCGTGAGCACCTCGACAGGGCCCTCCGGCCCCTCGAACGCCCAGCTGTCACCGCCTGACCAGTAGCTGTAGGCGATCACCGGGTGCGCGGCGATGTCTTCAATGGTGCTCAGCCGGGCCTGCCGTTTCAGTTTCAGGTAGGCGGGCGAGGCGCACAGCACCAGCCGGGTGCTGGCGAGCTGCCGTGAGATCAGGCTGGAATTGAGCAGGCGGGCGATACGGATAGCCAGGTCGTAGCCGTCTTCCACCAGGTCCACCTGCCGGTCGGAGAGTGTGACGTCCAGCGTCACGTCGGGGTGCCGCTGCAAAAAACCGCCCCACAGCGGCGCCAGATGCAGGTTGCCGAAACTGACCGGCGCGTTGATGCGCAGCCGGCCTACCGGTCGGGCGGTACTGGCGCTGGCGGCCAGGTTGGCTTCGGCCAGATCATCCAGGATCTTGCGGCAGCGCTCAAAATAATCGGCCCCCGATTCGGTCAGCGACTGTTTGCGCGTGGTGCGATTCAGGAGCCGCGTGTCCAGCCGGGCCTCGAGTTCCAGCACCAGGCGCGACACCGCGGCCTTGGAGTCGCCCAGCTTTTCGGCGGCTTTGACGAAGCTGCCGTTTTGCACCACGGCAACAAAGGTTTCAATCTGGCGGAGCTGGTCCATGGTGTGCGTTTTCGCCTTTTCAACGGTGAGTGAGCCGAGTGGGTTCAAGTAAGGTCAGAGTGCTGTTCTGACCATTTATTGTCAATTATTCAGAGTCAATGAATCAAGATTTACGATATTTATCTTTAATTTATGGATAACTACAGTATCAGTAATCTTTGGAAAGGATTTCGTCATGCCGGCCTCAACACTTCCAGCCCTGTTTTTATCCCACGGCGCACCGCTGTTCGCCATTGAAGCCGGCAGCACCGGCCCCGCGCTGACACGCTGGGGCGCAGCACTTGCGCAGGCGCCCGGCGATTTGCGCGGCATCGTCATCATGTCGCCGCACTGGATGGCGCGCACCCCGGCGGTCATGGCCAACCCGGCCCCTGCCACGTGGCACGACTTTGGCGGTTTTCCGCCTGCTCTGTACGAACTGCAATACCCCGCCCCGGGCAGCCCGGCATTGGCGGCCGAAGTGCGGGACTTGCTGCAGGGCGCGGGCATGGCCGCTGACAGCGATGCGGAGCGCCCGCTCGACCACGGCGCCTGGGTGCCGCTGATGCATCTCTTCCCGAAGGCGGATGT
Coding sequences:
- a CDS encoding ABC transporter ATP-binding protein, which translates into the protein MMSPLLKVTDLRKSYGAIQAVGGVSFEVMPGEIFGVIGPNGSGKTTMFNSVLGQISPDTGAIELNGKNITGLSPLELSRRGVGRTFQTLQVFGKMTVRDNLIVAAQEHKGSMLSRMFAPGDSGLGAKADALIDQFRIRHVADKPAGTLSYGQQKLVDIAMAFMAEPDLVLLDEPCAGVNPSLVGGISTLLKELNQNPKFGRKGSFVVIEHNMDFVMDLCHRIMVMVEGRVLAIGTPAEIRGNKEVLDAYLGN
- a CDS encoding ABC transporter ATP-binding protein; the protein is MTSDICIEFDDVVAGYKDFMILNNLSFKVRRGSITLLLGPNGAGKSTVLKTLFGLLKPRQGRILLDGVDISGATQKELLAKGIAFVPQGRNLFGQLTVWQNLELGGITLGTKTTHERIPEVLEFFPRVKERLHSQASALSGGEQKQLEVGRALLLRPKVLLIDEPSIGLSPIVVQDVFKLLQKLASQGTTVLMVEQNVKSALKMADDAIALESGQLVLHKKASELLADPNIERLFLGGGHVPGVTVESAFPANQPL
- a CDS encoding VOC family protein, which codes for MSTHLQTASTDRESILDAVNPLGLDGIEFIEYTTAKPQALGQVLEMMGFRPIARHRSREVLLYRQGGINVIVNAHIPALPDGAAPTDKPVIAAVAVRVRDAAEAYRRALERGAWAVPSRVEVMELNIPAIHGVGKSRIYFVDRYDKFSIYDVDFVPIPTVDPHPPAVAGLHFFGIVQYIGNDRTEDWAEFYRELFGFTELPAEQRFGILPKGRILRSPCPPASRFYLQLIEPEASVLDVEGDEGLQRIGLGTADVLQAVAELGMRGVEFVESRGVHTEDRGALTKTWLGSVSFELVHDERG
- a CDS encoding sugar phosphate isomerase/epimerase family protein, which gives rise to MSHYSGNIDDFGMDTISLAGPLEAKLKAVREAGFTQIMLAARDLVGHPDGLDAAIAAVRTSGLRVTGFQVLRDFEGLSGHLHDYKVDIAKSMLEMCHALDCRLLLICSSTSVHATDDTRALVKDLRKLAMLAIPMNIRIAYEALSWGRVVNEFPQAWDIICEADMPNLGLGFDSFHMFATKTSLDELDMLDPDKIFLVQLADFMWTEIKSVEERIATARHFRVFPGEGVHSEALATLVTKLHGLGYRGDYSFEVFNDDYQQMPLPTVAQRAWRSALWLGEDVLRRSVPLPNQIRLKR
- the pcaB gene encoding 3-carboxy-cis,cis-muconate cycloisomerase, translated to MSSIFEGFLSTSEILEAFSERNFLDAMLRFEGSLARAQASVGLIPEAVAQSISGTCKVELFDVAKIVRESGRAGSIAIPLVKSLKETVGLFNKDAAGFVHFGSTSQDVIDTALALVTRNALNLIEADVHKAVAALLVLAGRHAADPVLARTLMQPASVTSFGLKCAGWAAPLVRSLQRLQATAGNALSVQLGGAVGTLAQMQKAGKNLGPQVIAHMASELKLRAPSCAWHTQRDEWVALGCELGLLVGSLGKIAKDIALMGQYEVGEVAEPTEPGRGGSSAMPHKRNPVACMVALAAAQRAPQRVAALLAAMPQEHERALGNWQAELAEWPGLLMSAHGSARAMAQALPGLQVDTQRMRANLDALRAVLPAEAADEWFSPGLARHAAELTQAQVLAHTQALAALKPPKSPDTNTMKVMP
- a CDS encoding carboxymuconolactone decarboxylase family protein, giving the protein MSTSDSMNDYDKGMVNRRRVLGDAWVDKSLANSNAFNGEFQALITRYAWHEIWGRPAFGDKTRRLMVLSTMIALKAFEEFAMHVRAGLDGPLDSRLTPEDIKEVILQAAIYCGVPAANHAFAVAGDILREKGLLAATP
- the pcaD gene encoding 3-oxoadipate enol-lactonase, yielding MKKTVLHWTKEGQGPVVVLSHALGCDIRMWDGVTALLKSRYTVLRYDHRGHGQSQAPAGPYSLDLLAEDAAGLIREQAAGPVHFVGLSMGGMTAQALAASQPQLVKSIVIANAASWYDDTARALWQARVQTVLAQGVAAIADGAMQRWFTPEFRADLAGGGAQRVADLRHQLENTDAAAYAASCEAVASIDFRASNRRIECPALVIAGTRDEATPLAMSQTIADSIPSAQLRTLEAAHLSAVEQPEAFARLLEGFFDGVK
- the arfB gene encoding alternative ribosome rescue aminoacyl-tRNA hydrolase ArfB, with translation MPTSKFLVDEREVEFSAIRAQGAGGQNVNKVSSAVHLRFDIAASSLPDEVKGRLLALSDSRITQEGVFVLKAQQHRTQEMNRSDALMRLQEVVDSVSSPPKPRRATKPTYGSKQRRLAGKSQRSEIKNLRGKVNE
- a CDS encoding LysR family transcriptional regulator, yielding MDQLRQIETFVAVVQNGSFVKAAEKLGDSKAAVSRLVLELEARLDTRLLNRTTRKQSLTESGADYFERCRKILDDLAEANLAASASTARPVGRLRINAPVSFGNLHLAPLWGGFLQRHPDVTLDVTLSDRQVDLVEDGYDLAIRIARLLNSSLISRQLASTRLVLCASPAYLKLKRQARLSTIEDIAAHPVIAYSYWSGGDSWAFEGPEGPVEVLTQARLRSNSGDTCLAAALAGQGLILQPTFIVGADLKAGRLVEVLPHYRAPTLAIHAVYPSRQHLSVKVRRMVEYLAGAFKKPDWE